From one Salmo salar chromosome ssa09, Ssal_v3.1, whole genome shotgun sequence genomic stretch:
- the LOC106611898 gene encoding rootletin isoform X4, translating to MEGNMITTAGTGTGADSVTMVTGPTGTPDLQVLTHRVKLLEHSLRDNVSSFTESESALHNRIRELEVSEQSLLQKVEDLTANSVLHCPSMLQRQRLDERLHTLREEVRSMSQEKERGDRVWRERLRRCQAQLRAKEEEMGRQSQYFEHFKSQLHHKLDLARDREQGLQTRLHQLERQVLEMNVSAATYIVPVNTASTNSVTAANVNPIIVPTSGQQRTETERLPHPREEGEGEEEDGEEKTQRRHYGQQLQQKQGADDREIEGEREGEEEGESLGGEARLRSFILSLQEDLRGLLEREEQELAEQRGLMEQLQEAQENNHFLSCTLEEMRTVVHRLKLTESSLMEEVEELQEENQRLCQRLSHTLRQTNHSLGSTDPSPVSTPSLATSLTNAPGLSQPVPCSVDNTDPVKMIPGQSSLDTPPSAHHHGATERSQENSTLPLPQPDLLNLSGHRSQNPCLISLGTKSIEGLGELTLRDWCPGPGGVPSLNLEEGTSEETEALREAYRSMGGDMDSLRDHRDQLESTLRHTQDQLHRVTEENAQLKCKLRAQGETGACEVEQGSSLVGESMTNVQENKVPTPNLIPQGSRELTATPYQNDTILALAQDDLSLYALAQDDLALALNQENRALGRRIQELLAHIERQEGESERELVQLRLQVSLLERESTRLEQENQEQGGLITELTRKTEDDLNTIIELQERRVESSQLGLQQEDRLTTESTCRLRENRDELIGYLSDLKEEREQVSLSLSSQTEEKHQLTRSMWVLKEERDQIHKSLCSLKEEKEQLTRSLCGLKDERDKVMRSMCGLKEGRDQLVQSMSGLQEERHQPVQSMSGLQEERDQLVQSMSGLQEERHQPVQSMSGLQEERDQPVQSMSGLQEERDQLVQSMSGLQEERDQLVQSMSGLQEERDQLVQSMSGLQEERDQLVQSVTGLQEERDQLVQSMSGLQEERDQLVQSMSGLQEERDQPVQSMSGLQEERDQPVQSMSGLQEEKDQLVQSMSGLQEERDQLVQSMSGLQEERDQLVQSMSGLQEERDQLVQSVTGLQEERDQLVQSMSGLQEERDQLVQSVTGLQEERDQLVQSMSGLQEERDQLVQSMSGLQEERDQLVQSMSRLQEERDKLLQSLFSQKDERDQLMQSMCGLKGQRDQLTQTLSRLEQERDKLSSLSLQTRKRYQVDQFVSDLKEEKEQLVQSMDVLREQREQLTEERDQLQMDVATLRNQLLLQGRSHNQQPSENHVGKATRTEVVATERGGQMPKTHDDGDVTHRCLATVYSYKTIRLAQSAQDHLGEKEGTDVEQSGLMREIESLGLELRSSREVLKKTQSEAQRWYRELGVSEVRREEAEKRAGKAANKVKRAVQAANEVKRVVQAANEVKRAVQAANEVKRVVQAANEVGMREETKEVEEMKRENHTLRAELGEVKSRLVGLEREKTDAHSLRIKIEEKFSLLQAELKAKSVALKELSSEYTSLKREQGSREDWSNTLTLLRVRYDDIRAKYNVLLRKSQTDQDIAPLKAKLSCLVGKCQQRNSLLVQLMRALRRYGCLDYNLTQEAEDLLNDTALQDYASTFTPPSTAALQENTPLLPPAASERPERSQTSAAASTAQLPLSAGESVQVTGLPDRRGMYHAEVKGKSGLVPARFLEENGRPLILTSPSPERCASLTRKLTSPGKIINLHQQLQNTLSNSYQVFPSKTSPQVYSSPPSGQGYSPGYPNHNPSAPNRPKHTLVATTPIITTTSLLSTTAPTKTTSDGATSPKQTPNRAHPTTNPPVHTTTTTTALSSGKEPLSKTVSIAATSNVTTPVNTPPTAVAQTAKAQTTTALWNTAPTKSAPSTITAGTTAPTKMAPITTALSLAELSRLPDEDHCIKKPLAILQPEQAKPTKPRAIPEPPAEVGSVEVLRTVGQSSLMIGWERPPLDELGCSNGTFVYGYMICVEGEFHKSVMSSACTKCILENLDLSGPVHISVQTLGSNGLYAEKVLLIYRGKHTQFRTDHTRVNTASAAPCTDPAYLDCRTPPTHRHSGSTQPFVAIYNYNPLKDSPNLHPSRELALREGDTVILLGNPRNDGFCQAEVNGRRGLAPVALLEEVPVPDRHVSPAPPQSSPERGPDDRPLRLPIRERTRWAAVTVNQ from the exons ATGGAGGGGAACATGATTACAACAGCGGGGACCGGAACCGGAGCTGACTCTGTAACCATGGTAACAGGTCCCACTGGCACCCCGGATCTCCAGGTTCTGACCCACAGAGTGAAGCTTCTAGAGCACAGCCTGAGAGACAACGTCAGCTCCTTCACTGAGTCTGAGAGCGCTCTGCACAACAG GATTAGAGAGTTGGAGGTGTCAGAACAGAGCCTGCTACAGAAGGTGGAGGACCTTACTGCCAACTCAGTCCTCCACTGCCCCAGCATGCTGCAGCGCCAGAGGCTGGACGAGCGGCTCCACACGCTGAGGGAGGAGGTACGCTCCATG TCCCAGGAGAAGGAGCGTGGGGATCGTGTGTGGAGGGAGAGGCTGCGGCGCTGCCAGGCCCAGCTCAGGGCTAAAGAAGAGGAGATGGGCCGCCAGTCTCAGTACTTTGAGCACTTTAAGAGCCAGCTGCACCACAAGCTAGACCTGGCCAGAGACAGGGAGCAGGGCCTGCAGACCAGACTCCACCAGCTGGAGCGACAGGTGCTGGAGATGAACGTATCTGCTGCCACCTACATAGTCCCTGTCAACACAGCTAGCACCAACTCCGTTACTGCAGCCAATGTCAATCCCATCATAGTACCAACCTCAGGccaacagagaacagagacagagagactgcccCACCcaagggaggaaggagaaggagaggaggaggacggtGAGGAGAAGACACAGCGGAGACACTACGGACAACAGCTCCAGCAGAAGCAGGGAGCGGATgatagagaaatagagggagaaagagagggggaggaagagggtgagagtCTGGGGGGTGAGGCTAGACTGAGAAGCTTCATCCTCAGCCTCCAGGAGGACCTCCGGGGTCTGCTGGAGAGGGAGGAGCAGGAGCTGGCGGAGCAGAGGGGGCTGATGGAACAGCTGCAGGAAGCGCAGGAGAACAACCACTTCTTGTCCTGTACGTTGGAGGAGATGAGGACGGTGGTCCACAGACTGAAGCTGACAGAGAGCTCCCtgatggaggaggtggaggagctgcAAGAGGAGAACCAGAGACTGTGTCAGAGGCTCAGCCACACCCTGAGACAGACCAACCACAGCCTGGGTTCTACTGACCCCAGCCCTGTCTCTACCCCCAGCCTGGCTACCTCCCTGACAAACGCCCCTGGCCTGAGTCAACCAGTTCCCTGCTCTGTGGACAACACTGACCCG GTGAAGATGATCCCAGGCCAGTCTTCACTAGACACACCTCCCTCTGCTCATCACCATGGAGCAACAGAGAGGTCACAGGAAAACTCCACTCTGCCTCTGCCCCAGCCGGACCTCCTGAACCTCTCAGGCCACCGTAGCCAGAACCCCTGCCTCATATCCCTGGGTACTAAGAGCATTGAGGGTCTGGGGGAGTTGACCCTGAGGGACTGGTGTCCTGGTCCTGGGGGCGTCCCCTCTCTAAACCTGGAGGAGGGGACAAGCGAGGAGACTGAGGCCCTGAGAGAGGCTTACAGGAGCATGGGGGGCGACATGGACTCACTCCGGGACCACAGGGACCAGCTGGAGAGCACGCtacgacacacacaggaccagctgCACAGGGTGACCGAGGAGAACGCCCAACTGAAATGTAAACTCAGGGcgcagggagaaacaggggcctGCGAGGTGGAGCAGGGGTCCTCGCTTGTAGGCGAGAGCATGACAAATGTCCAGGAAAACAAGGTGCCAACTCCAAACCTAATACCCCAGGGGAGCAGAGAGCTCACTGCAACTCCATATCAGAATGATACTATCCTAGCCTTAGCCCAGGATGACCTGTCCCTGTATGCCTTAGCCCAGGATGACCTAGCCCTAGCCTTGAACCAGGAGAACCGGGCCCTGGGCAGGCGTATCCAGGAGCTCCTAGCCCACATAGAGCGCcaggagggggagagtgagagggagctaGTCCAGCTCAGGCTACAGGTGTCCCTGCTAGAGAGGGAGAGCACCAGGCTGGAGCAGGAGAACCAGGAGCAGGGAGGTCTCATCACTGAGCTGACCAGGAAGACTGAGGATGACCTCAACACTATCATAGAGCTGCAGGAAAGACGGGTCGAGAGCAGTCAGCTAGGCCTACAGCAGGAGGACCGTTTGACCACGGAGTCAACGTGCAGGCTTAGAGAGAACAGGGACGAGCTGATTGGCTATCTCAGTGATCTCAAAGAGGAAAGAGAACAGGTGTCCCTCTCACTTAGCAGTCAAACAGAGGAGAAACACCAGCTAACGCGCTCCATGTGGGTTCTGAAAGAAGAACGCGACCAGATCCATAAGTCACTCTGCAGTTTAAAAGAAGAGAAAGAACAGCTGACAAGGTCCCTCTGTGGTCTGAAAGATGAGAGAGACAAGGTGATGCGGTCAATGTGTGGTTTAAAAGAGGGGAGAGATCAGCTAGTTCAGTCAATGTCTGGACTCCAGGAGGAGAGACACCAGCCAGTTCAGTCAATGTCTGGACTccaggaggagagagaccagctagtTCAGTCAATGTCTGGACTCCAGGAGGAGAGACACCAGCCAGTTCAGTCAATGTCTGGACTccaggaggagagagaccagcCAGTTCAGTCAATGTCTGGACTccaggaggagagagaccagctagtTCAGTCAATGTCTGGACTccaggaggagagagaccagctagtTCAGTCAATGTCTGGACTccaggaggagagagaccagctagtTCAGTCAATGTCTGGACTccaggaggagagagaccagctagttcagtcagtgactggactccaggaggagagagaccagctagtTCAGTCAATGTCTGGACTccaggaggagagagaccagctagtTCAGTCAATGTCTGGACTccaggaggagagagaccagcCAGTTCAGTCAATGTCTGGACTccaggaggagagagaccagcCAGTTCAGTCAATGTCTGGACTCCAGGAGGAGAAGGACCAGCTAGTTCAGTCAATGTCTGGACTccaggaggagagagaccagctagtTCAGTCAATGTCTGGACTccaggaggagagagaccagctagtTCAGTCAATGTCTGGACTccaggaggagagagaccagctagttcagtcagtgactggactccaggaggagagagaccagctagtTCAGTCAATGTCTGGACTccaggaggagagagaccagctagttcagtcagtgactggactccaggaggagagagaccagctagtTCAGTCAATGTCTGGACTccaggaggagagagaccagctagtTCAGTCAATGTCTGGACTccaggaggagagagaccagctagtTCAGTCAATGTCTAGActccaggaggagagagacaagctCTTGCAGTCTCTCTTCAGCCAAAAAGATGAGAGAGACCAGTTGATGCAGTCAATGTGTGGTTTAAAGGGACAGAGGGACCAGCTAACACAGACACTCAGCCGTCTAGAGCAGGAGAGAGACAAGCTGTCATCTCTCAGTCTTCAAACACGAAAGAGGTACCAGGTGGACCAGTTTGTCTCTGATCTAAAAGAAGAGAAGGAGCAGCTAGTTCAGTCAATGGATGTtctgagagaacagagagaacagctcacagaggagagagaccagttgCAGATGGACGTCGCTACTCTACGGAATCAGCTGCTGTTACAGGGGCGGAGCCACAACCAGCAGCCCTCAGAGAACCATGTTGGCAAGGCAACACGCACAGAGGTTGTGGctacagagagagggggtcagATGCCAAAAACGCATGATGATGGTGATGTCACTCATAGATGCCTGGCCACGGTCTACTCCTACAAGACCATCCGTCTGGCGCAGTCTGCACAG GACCAtttgggagagaaagagggaacagATGTGGAGCAGAGTGGACTGATGAGGGAGATCGAGTCGCTGGGGTTAGAACTCAGAAGCTCACGAGAGGTACTGAAGAAGACCCAATCAGAG GCTCAAAGGTGGTACCGTGAGCTGGGTGTGTCTGAGGTCAGACGAGAGGAGGCTGAGAAGAGGGCGGGAAAGGCAGCCAATAAGGTGAAGAGGGCGGTACAGGCAGCAAATGAGGTGAAGAGGGTGGTACAGGCAGCCAATGAGGTGAAGAGGGCGGTACAGGCAGCAAATGAGGTGAAGAGGGTGGTACAGGCAGCCAATGAGGTGGGGATGAGAGAGGAAACCAAAGAGGTGGAGGAGATGAAGAGGGAAAACCACACACTGAGAGCAGAG TTGGGAGAGGTGAAGAGCAGACTagtgggtctggagagagagaagaccgaTGCTCACTCACTAAGGATCAAGATCGAAGAGAAGTTCAGCTTGCTTCAGGCTGAACTCAAAGCCAAG AGTGTTGCTCTGAAGGAGCTGAGTTCAGAGTACACATCTCTGAAGAGAGAGCAGGGCAGCAGAGAGGACTGGAGCAACACACTCACCTTACTGAGGGTGCGCTATGATGACATCAGAGCTAAG TACAACGTTCTCCTGAGAAAGAGTCAGACGGACCAGGACATAGCTCCTCTAAAG GCCAAGCTGTCATGTCTGGTGGGGAAGTGCCAGCAGAGGAACAGTCTACTGGTGCAGTTGATGCGAGCCCTGCGTCGGTATGGCTGCCTGGACTACAATCTGACCCAGGAGGCTGAGGACCTGCTTAACGACACAGCGCTGCAGGACTACGCCAGCACCTTCACACCCCCATCCACTGCAGCTCTGCAGGAGAACACCCCCCTTCTCCCACCTGCAGCCTCAGAACGACCGGAGCGCTCACAGACCTCTGCTGCAGCCTCCACAGCACAG CTTCCCCTTTCTGCGGGTGAATCAGTCCAAGTCACTGGACTCCCAGACAGACGTGGGATGTACCATGCCGAGGTGAAAGGGAAGTCTGGCCTGGTCCCTGCCCGTTTCTTAGAGGAGAATGGGAGACCACTCATCCTGACTTCCCCCTCGCCAGAGAGATGTGCCAGTCTGACTAGGAAGCTGACCAGTCCAGGGAAGATCATCAACCTTCACCAGCAGTTGCAGAACACTCTCTCCAACAGCTACCAG GTTTTCCCTTCCAAGACCAGCCCCCAGGTTTACTCCAGTCCCCCTTCAGGACAGGGGTACTCCCCAGGATACCCCAACCACAACCCTTCTGCCCCCAACCGACCCAAGCATACCCTTGTAGCAACTACccctattattactactactagtctCCTATCTACCACTGCCCCCACTAAAACTACCAGTGATGGTGCTACCTCTCCTAAGCAGACCCCAAACAGAGCACATCCAACTACCAACCCTCCtgtccacaccaccaccaccactactgctcTTAGCAGTGGTAAAGAACCCCTCTCTAAAACTGTCTCTATTGCTGCTACCTCCAATGTTACAACCCCTGTTAATACCCCTCCTACCGCTGTGGCCCAGACTGCTAAAGCACAAACTACCACTGCCTTGTGGAACACTGCCCCCACCAAATCTGCCCCTTCAACTATTACCGCTGGAACTACAGCCCCCACCAAAATGGCCCCCATCACTACTGCTCTTTCCCTTGCTGAGTTGTCACGACTGCCTGATGAGGACCATTGCATCAAGAAGCCCCTCGCAATCCTCCAACCTGAACAAGCTAAGCCAACCAAACCCAGAGCTATACCAG AACCTCCAGCTGAGGTGGGCTCTGTTGAGGTCCTCAGGACTGTGGGACAGAGCAGCCTCATGATTGGTTGGGAGAGACCGCCACTGGATGAGCTGGGCTGCAGCAACGGAACCTTTGTGTATGGATACATG atctGTGTAGAAGGGGAGTTCCACAAGTCTGTCATGAGCTCTGCATGCACGAAG TGTATTCTGGAGAATCTGGATCTGTCCGGTCCGGTCCACATCAGTGTTCAGACCCTGGGCTCCAACGGTCTCTATGCAGAGAAGGTCCTCCTCATCTACAGGGGAAAACACACCCAGTTTAGGACAGACCACACCCGTGTCAACACAGCTTCTGCTGCTCCCTGCACAGACCCTGCCTACCTAGACTGCAGGACTCCGCCCACACACCGACACAGTGGCTCCACCCAACCA TTTGTGGCCATCTACAACTACAACCCTCTGAAGGACAGTCCTAACCTCCACCCCAGCAGAGAGCTGgccctgagagagggagacaccgTCATACTGCTAGGCAACCCACGCAACGACGGCTTCTGTCAGGCCGAG